In Aptenodytes patagonicus chromosome 12, bAptPat1.pri.cur, whole genome shotgun sequence, a genomic segment contains:
- the NKX2-5 gene encoding homeobox protein Nkx-2.5 — protein MFPSPVTTTPFSVKDILNLEQHQSGLASMELSSLASPSCMLATFKQETYSAEPPALPDLREELPEAHPAKAAAAFPGSYYVKSYVEMDSAKDAKADKKELCSLHKSLEQEKRDLEDPERPRQRKRRKPRVLFSQAQVYELERRFKQQKYLSAPERDHLANVLKLTSTQVKIWFQNRRYKCKRQRQDQTLEMVGIPPPRRIAVPVLVRDGKPCLGESSPYSSPYNVSINPYSYNAYPAYTNYNSPACNANYNCNYPSMQTMQPSAAGNNFMNFSVGDLNSVQTPIPQGNAGISTLHGIRAW, from the exons ATGTTTCCTAGCCCTGTGACCACGACACCCTTCTCGGTCAAGGATATTTTGAACCTGGAACAGCATCAGAGCGGCCTGGCCTCCATGGAGCTCTCCTCGCTGGCCTCCCCCTCCTGCATGCTGGCCACCTTCAAGCAGGAGACGTACAGCGCcgagcccccggccctgcccgacCTGCGGGAGGAGCTGCCCGAGGCGCACCCGGCCAaagccgccgccgccttccccggcTCCTACTACGTTAAAAGCTACGTGGAAATGGACTCGGCCAAGGACGCCAAGGCGGACAAGAAAG AACTGTGTTCTCTGCACAAGAgcctggagcaggagaaaagagacCTGGAAGATCCCGAGCGCCccagacagaggaagaggaggaaacctCGCGTCCTCTTTTCTCAAGCGCAAGTCTACGAACTGGAGAGAAGGTTCAAGCAGCAGAAATACCTCTCGGCTCCCGAGAGAGACCATCTAGCGAACGTCCTTAAGCTCACCTCCACCCAGGTGAAAATTTGGTTCCAGAATCGAAGGTATAAATGCAAAAGGCAGAGACAGGATCAGACCCTCGAAATGGTGGGCATCCCTCCCCCGCGGCGGATagcggtgccggtgctggtgcgcGATGGGAAGCCCTGCCTGGGGGAGTCTTCTCCCTACAGTTCGCCGTACAATGTCAGCATTAACCCCTATAGCTACAACGCCTACCCCGCGTACACTAACTACAACAGCCCCGCCTGCAACGCCAACTACAACTGCAACTACCCGTCCATGCAGACCATGCAGCCCTCGGCGGCCGGCAACAACTTCATGAACTTCAGCGTAGGGGACTTGAATTCAGTGCAGACGCCCATCCCGCAGGGGAACGCGGGGATCTCCACGTTGCACGGGATCCGAGCCTGGTAG